The Argopecten irradians isolate NY chromosome 16, Ai_NY, whole genome shotgun sequence genome window below encodes:
- the LOC138310971 gene encoding nicotinamide N-methyltransferase-like: MENLKKEGDLKTFDPNSYMHNYVVSEEAANNLKPEIEILHRLFNSHKLSGKRLLDVGTGPTVHTLITACNHVDEIYLSEFLPQNLQYLENWRNGEENQCTSLIDYAMELEGRTKTVSQRMSDLRCKVKGILPVDVTSSKPIGDAFGDEKLDIIVSSYCIETAVFTVEGYGKCIENISTLLNKDGFLILFACLNGDTYQVGECKYKAVCLTKDDILSCLRKAGFVVIATEELAETDYDSKYLTFDSYYYILARKLM; the protein is encoded by the exons ATGGAAAATTTGAAGAAAGAAGGGGATTTGAAAACATTCGATCCAAATTCGTACATGCACAATTATGTTGTATCAGAAGAAGCTGCAAATAATTTGAAACCTGAAATTGAAATACTGCATAGATTGTTTAACAGTC ACAAGTTGAGTGGTAAACGGCTCCTGGATGTTGGTACCGGCCCGACTGTTCACACGTTGATCACGGCTTGTAATCACGTGGACGAGATTTATCTATCGGAATTCCTTCCACAGAATCTTCAATATCTCGAGAATTGGCGAAATGGGGAAGAAAACCAGTGTACTTCTCTAATAGACTATGCCATGGAACTAGAAGGTAGAAC AAAGACGGTTAGTCAGAGAATGTCGGATCTAAGATGCAAAGTGAAAGGAATCCTTCCTGtagatgtgacgtcatcaaaaccAATCGGAGATGCTTTCGGCGATGAGAAACTGGACATCATTGTATCTAGTTACTGCATTGAGACAGCCGTGTTCACTGTTGAAGGATATGGAAAATGTATAGAAAACATATCCACCCTTCTAAACAAGGACGGGTTCCTCATTCTTTTTGCTTGTTTGAACGGCGATACTTACCAGGTTGGAGAGTGTAAGTATAAGGCAGTATGTCTAACAAAAGACGACATACTATCGTGTTTACGTAAGGCCGGGTTTGTCGTCATAGCAACCGAGGAATTGGCAGAAACTGATTATGATTCCAAATATCTAACTTTTGACTCTTATTACTACATACTAGCACGGAAATTAATGTAA